In Methanobrevibacter thaueri, the genomic stretch TAAAAACAAATACAAAGCAAAAATCATAGAACTTATAGATAATTTAAAACTTAAAAAATATGACTTTCAGGATATTGCAGAAATATTGAAGATACCAATTCCAAAAGCAGAAACCGATTACAGAAAACTAAGTCAATTTGTGATGGAATTTCCACAAAAAATAGTTGATGACATAGATGAAATCAATGGATTTGTAATAATCATAGATGAGTTCCAGATGCTAAGAAAAATTAAAAAATTAGACAAATTTTTCTGGCTAATTCGAAGTTTCAACCAAACACAACACAATGTATCATATATATTCACCGGATCAATATCACAAAGTTCAGAAGTTATAAATGAACTAAATGGTGAAAGCGGACCATTTGGTGGAAGATTACAACAGATTACAATTGATCCATTCACCAAACAAGAAACTCAATCTTATTTCAAAGAAAAAATGAGTGAGATAAAATTCACAGATGACGGATTTGAAAGATTTTACAAATGTACGCGAGGAATACCATTATATATTAATAGTTTTTATAATGTAATGGACAGTACTCAATTATACACCTCTGAAATAGTTAAAAAAACATTTTATACAAATATGGATCAAATTTTAATAATGCAAGTAAAGGTTTGGAGTAGCTTAAATGAAAATGAAAAAAATATAGTTCAAATTTTAGTCGATGAAAACTCATTAGCATGGGGAGAATTACTTGAAAAAACTAATTTGTCTAGATCAACATTCAACAAATACCTAACCAACCTAAAATATAAAGGAATAGTAACTTACATAGGGAAAAAATATGCAATAGAAGATGACCTGCTTAAAACTTGGTTACAGCATGAAAAAGAAGTAAATGGATTTTATCCGATTTAAATTTTAATTCAACTCCATCATTATTATTGGCAACAATAGTATTTTACGAATTGTCCAACGGAAAAACGGTTAGTATATGAAAATCAGACTATCTACTTTTAGTGCGAATATGGATTTCAATATTCTAACATTTTGTTACTAAATGTTATTTTAATTTCTTATAGTATATAAAGTTAGTTATTTTAGCACTATTGCAATCATCAATTTCAATATTAACACTTTATTTTAAATAATTACCATAATTTATTGTTGAAATTACGAATACTATTTCTTAAATCCTTAAACCATGAAAATTAAGTTTGTTAAGAATAATTCATAGATAAATGTTAAATTATCATATTAAAAAGTAGTAATATCATCATTAAACCTAATGAAATTAAAATAAATTTTTTCATACCTTCAATTCTTTTTAATTCAAATGGTAAAATCTTATTTGCAACATCTGGGGAAAGAACAAAGCATTCTAAAACTAATGCCAATACAACCGAAATTAAGTCAATATTCAAAAATGAACCTTTAACAAACATGTCTTTTAAAAAATTAGTTAAAGAGACACCCAAAGGCCCAGAACCTACAGTAATACCTAAAACCCAATGAAAAAGTGGATGATAACCATTACCATCATAAAATGAGTTGTTGTTTTCATTAGAGTATACATTTCTTCTTAAAAGCAGGAAAATTCCCGGAAAACATACTGCTAAAGAAAATGCAATGGCATTATATAATCCATATTTTAAAGCCGCGCAAAAAAAGCCCCAAGATACCAAAAATGATGATACAAATAAAAATAGGATTAATCCTTGATTAGTGCCTTGCAATAAATCAGGAGAAAATAATTCAAATTTTTCATCAAAAAAGTCACGTTTATATATTAAAATAGTAAACATGATACTAACAATAGTAAACCCTGACATGCAGAGCATAAAATCAGATTTGAACAATAAATTTAATATTATTGAAATAACTACACTCAAACAGATGCATTCTATAAAAATGCCCAATGAATAAAATTTAAGTTCATCCTCATTCAAATACATCCATTTAGTCTTCATAATTTCATTTAAACTTTTGTCCATATTTTTATCCACCAAATTAACTAACAATTACAATATAATCAGATGCAGTTAGTTTATCTTAGTATGTGATGTTTTTAGTTGAAAAACTCGGGTTCTTAAAAAAAAATTCAAATTAATGTCCTATTGTAGAGAAAAATCTCTACAATATCCCGTATTAGACATTAATAATACATTTTTTGCGTCTTAATAGAGGTTTACTTAAAAGTAAATCTCTTGTATAATACTATTATTAAATAAAATATATAAACTTAACTAATTTTAAAAAATAGACAATTAAATAGTGGCTATCTCAAGGAAAAGGCCTCACGAAAACATTAGTTTTCAAAGCCCCTCATTGACTTGGTTATATTTAATTGCCATTTAGAAGGTGAAAATTTGAGTCGTTATCTCCTATATTTTATCAGAATCATTAGTGCCATAATATTCGGCCAATATGATCCAATGAGGAATATAATCAACCCCACTTTTTTCACCTCCATTCAGACGCATGAAAAGAACACCAGAATAGCCATACGGTGAAACTACTCTGATTAATAAATAAACAGTGAATATAATAAATATTCTCATGTTTATTCACCTCCTTTCAAAAATGTGTT encodes the following:
- a CDS encoding AAA family ATPase is translated as MNSKPLFLHDDLDKYFYNRKEDIKKLKYQINSLNYSLPQQILLTGYRGVGKTYLLKKIMHDIEPNIICTYIDISKIYALEKRKLTIETVLIELLKEMNQSIQLNQYKNKYKAKIIELIDNLKLKKYDFQDIAEILKIPIPKAETDYRKLSQFVMEFPQKIVDDIDEINGFVIIIDEFQMLRKIKKLDKFFWLIRSFNQTQHNVSYIFTGSISQSSEVINELNGESGPFGGRLQQITIDPFTKQETQSYFKEKMSEIKFTDDGFERFYKCTRGIPLYINSFYNVMDSTQLYTSEIVKKTFYTNMDQILIMQVKVWSSLNENEKNIVQILVDENSLAWGELLEKTNLSRSTFNKYLTNLKYKGIVTYIGKKYAIEDDLLKTWLQHEKEVNGFYPI